Within Homo sapiens chromosome 2, GRCh38.p14 Primary Assembly, the genomic segment CATCTGTGGAACTAAGATTGGTGgtaagcttaatttttttctttctttattttcttactggTCTCTTGATGTCAGGTTGTGCATCTTTGTGACTGTTACTATTTGGAGAATTTCCAGTAATGAATCCCTAATAGTGGTTTCATCTAGTTTCTCAATTAGCCCCTGTTTTTCTTCCCCAGGGACAAAAGTGGCTCTCAATCCAGCACATGCACATTGAAGCAAGTTAAAGGATTTAATATGAAGCACAGAAGCAGATAGTGCCAAATAGCAAGCAGTAGTTGTTACACATTTGTGAGTAAAAATGGTCCCTTTTGGCTTACTTTCTTAGTCTTTAAATCGTCTGCATGCCAAATCCTTAAAGATCTATGTCCCCAGAGATTTTttgataaagaataaaagatgtgAGTTAGCAGTCATAGTCAAACCAGTTGCTGGGGCTGAGCGTCCTGAGCAACCTCTAAGAGCTCTCCTAGGCATCTCAGTGAGGCGGGGGCTTAGGGTGGGGCTATATCTCCAGCATGGAGTTTAGGAAATACCTTAGCCATGGTAAAGTCATGTATACTGTCTTTAactttttatgtctttaatttataTATAGTGTCTTTGCTGAAAATTTAGTGTAATTTCCATTTGAAGTTTACCCtaaattttgaagtttatttttatttaaagaaaccaTTAGACGTCAAATATGTAGGCTGCCTCAGTTACATTTACTTTTTACCCTTTGTATTCCCTTCATGATTTATTCATTTGGGCTTAGTCTTAAAAAAGGATTTTTCCCCTTTGGAGTATAATGATTAGAGGAGTTTTATGGCAGTATTGTTTTCTTCGAATCTGACTTCACATTTGTATATACATTTGATACAGCTTCTCTGTATCCTGTTTGCAAAATCATAAGACAGTGACTGTGCTTACAACTGTCTTTATGATTTTTGAGGTATAGAAAAACTCTTCTTAGGATAGATTTAACAATTGGTTTCTCAAATCAAGCCCTAAGCCATGTTCAAATCCAAAAGTCATTTTACGtagatatttacttttattcataGTTTTCTTATGAAATGAATTGttgaaatactgatttttattctttcttttttacagctgGAAAAGCAGTGTCCGTGTTGTTATGTACACCTCCAAAAAAAGTTCAAATGTGTAGGGGAATTGTTGTGTAAAGTAAACTGAACTGCAGGGTAGCAGTATTTTAATAGCTATTATAGACCTGTATTTACTGTATTTAAATGAGTAAAGGAACAAGCAGTGACACATCACTAGGAAGGTCAGTGAAATTTTATTCAGTTGAGCTGGTATTATAGGTTTGAGAGACAATGGCTTTAAAGCTTACTGCCGTAGGCTAACCatgctcttttacatttttatcagcTTTTGTATTGGCGGCAACATTCTTtctactgcattaaaaaaaaaaacacatgtaaatATGATATTAAATACAGATTAATAGTGTAAAACTTTCAGTCCCTCCAAAAATGAATACAAACATGAGGATTTATTATTACAAATTCTAAATTTGGTATTCATTGCATCTCAGTCATTAGGAGAAGTTTTAGTTTGTATGATGTGATTTTCAGGGAGTTGCATCTTCTTTTTTAGTAAATTCAGAGTTAATGTTATGCATCTGTCATTTAAAGGTTTTGAATAACAGATGCATTTGTcatttaaaggttttattttttcatgcatgacagtaatttttaattttatatttttaaagtccaaGCAGCTTTCCCTCAAATTGATGAGgaaattttaagtttaaattttattgcaGGCATTTTTTTAGTTACAAGCAGCATGCATGTTTACGCAgagagtatgtgtgtatgtgtgtgtacacatttgTGTTGTAAttctataataatttaaaaaatttgctccTAAGCAATATCCTCAAGGTACAATTTCAGCTGATAATTAAGAAGGCATTTTGTTGAggaagacattttctttcatcttttatttttgctttgtatgTGTTCAGTACTTGCAAATGAGAAGTTTCCTTTCGCTCTTTCTATAAGGTATTGTCTTCTAACTTCACTGCGTAGAGGAGACTGACATTTTAACAGTCAGCcctgtctttaaatttttctccCACAGGGTGAGCAGGGCAGCATTTCCTTCTCCCACTGCTGCTGAGATGGCAGAAATTAGTCGAATTCAGTACGAAATGGAATATACTGAAGGCATTAGTCAGCGAATGAGGGTCCCAGAAAAGTTAAAAGTAGCACCGCCAAACGCTGACCTGGAACAAGGATTCCAAGAAGGAGTTCCAAATGCTAGTGTGATAATGCAAGTTCCGGAGAGGATTGTTGTAGCAGGTATTTCACCTTTACTTAGAAGGTTGCCTgttaaatctttgttttatatgtttCTATGAAAACTTTTGAGTTTTTCTAAATGTTATTTAGAAAAGGAGTTGGAAAATGCAACTTTATACTTTTgaaatttctattcattattaTAGTCTGAATTGCAAACAGTATTTTTTAGTAATTCAACTAATTATTGAGGTTTTACAcacataaaatgtatacatttttaagtgtgtacttgatgagttttgacaaaagtGAACACCCATATAACCACCACCACAGTCCAAATAGAGACCATTTTTGTTACTCTGCAAGGTTCCTTTGTGCCTCTTTCTCACTCAGTCCCTACCCCTCAACTCTAGGCAACCATGATCTCCTTTCTATAGCCAGAGAATAGATTTGTCTTTCCTAGagtttcatgtaaatggaatcatagagtatatACTCTTATCTGTCTTCTTTTGTTCAgtgtaatgtttttgagattcttctgttgttgcatatatcagtTGTTCATTCAGTTTTATTGCTGGGTAATATTTCAGTTTGGATACAccataatttgtttttccttcatcttCATTCGTTGATTGCTTTTTGTTTGAAGCTGTTAGGATTAAAGCCACTGTGAATATTCAGGTTCAAGTCTTTGTGAGGACATATGGTTTCATATCtttaggagtgaaattgctggattatatacaAGTTATTTTCAACTTTGAaaaactgctaaactgttttccaaattctTGTACTATGTTGCATTCCATCAGTGATGAATAAGTtacagttgctccacatccttgccaacattttgtattgtcagtctttttaattttagctgttTGAGTGGGCGTGTAGTGCCATCTTGCGATGTTAATTctatttccctgattattaataattttgaacATCTGCTCATGTGCTTTTtgtccatttatatatatttgttgtgaAGTATCTATTCAAATGTTGTGTCAGTTTAAAAAATTGGCTGTTGTAAGAGTTTTAAATATTCTAGATATCAGTTTTTTGGTTATATATTGTACATTGCATAATTTCTTATTTCTGTATGACAGTGATAAATATTAGTGAAATGTCAATACgctggaagcattttttttttttttttttttttttttttttgagacggagtctcgctctgtcgcccaggctggagtgcagtggcgggatctcggctcactgcaagctccgcctcccgggttcacgccattctcctgcctcagcctcccaagtagctgggactacaggcgcccgccactacgcccggctaatttttttgtatttttagtagagacggggtttcaccgttttagccgggatggtctcgatctcttgacctcgtgatccgcccgcctcggcctcccaaagtgctgggattacaggcgtgagccaccgcgcccggcctggaagcatattttgaaagaaactaATGCTTATTGGGTGGTATAATTCAAAAGCAGAAGAAGGTaaatacattttaacaaaaatcactgtctttttaaaaaacctcccgcttttctcttctttgtctcttttcttgaAAACTCCTAGGAAATAATGAAGATGTTTCATTTTCAAGACCAGCAGATCTTGACCTTATTCAGTCAACTCCCTTTAAACCCCTGGCACTGAAAACACCACCTCGTGTACTTACGCTGAGTGAAAGACCACTAGATTTTCTGGATTTAGAAAGACCTCCTACAACCCCTCAAAATGAAGAAGTAAGTAGAACTTTAGTATCACCGGAATTTGAAATAATGTAGACAAAGGTaaaagagaagagcaaagagGCTTTATCATATCTTTAGCAATATGTCATGAAAGCTTTCCATATGGAACATTACTAATAATTCTAATTTACAAATGTGCCAAATAAGttattatgctatttttaaaatttgaatattatgTTTTAGGAAAAATGTAAGTTTTGTGGTAAGTATTATTAAGTTCCTGTGGTTTGAAGAAAGAGCCTTTATGGGTAGGTGTTACttgttaaataataagaaaatgttgGGAAGTTTAGCAATAAGAAGTAAATGTATCACTTTGTTATAAAATCAGTCTAGCAAACAGGGCAAAGAAAACCCTTTTTCGCTTGACACTACCCATTCTCGCTACTTGATTAAAAGTTTCTACTGAGCTACTCTACTGCATCACGTTAATGTGCCAGTTGACCTAAATGTAGCAGTGTAGACTAACAAGGTGTTAGTAACAGAGTTCGAATCCTGCCTTTGTCATTGACTTACAGCTAACCTTTGAAGCTGCTTTGCCGTGATGATTGCTGGGGTTACATCTTTTTCATATAGCTTTTGAACTTCTAACATGTTGTCATGAAGCTAGTATGAGACAATGTGcaaacatatgtttttattaataatggTACTGCTTGTGTCTGGTTTCATTTTGCATGTAATACTTTCCAAAGAGGGTAAAGCACCCATACTGTCTAGGGCAATGCAATTTTCTAGGATTAGGTTCTTAGATTGTAAGTTTCTGCTGACATAATTGAGGTAATATGCTCACAGTTAGTTTGGATATTCTAGGTATTTGGTGAAAAGCACTAAATCTGAGCCTTTACATGACAGAAAGGCACTAACATACTTGCAGAATTgtattatttaacaaacattttttaacttttatctctGAGATACTATATGCAGTATAGGAATTAATGAGACATAGTTCCTGCATTCAAAAAGTTTGCTGTCTGTCTGGTTTCAGCAGGACAATGATATGAGTGAGGGAAAGACATCAACGCATGCAGAAGATACAAAATTCTTTAATAgcagaaaataatgaaagttaCCAAGATGGTTACATAAAACAAAAGTATCCAGTGTGCTCCCAGTTTAAGGCCCAGCTTTCTAACTCCCCAAAGTTCCTTGGGAATTATACCTGTGAAAATAATTGTCTTACAGTGACGATTTTGCCAGGAAAGAAATGCTCCTTATTGTATTCTTCGGGTTTTTCTGTTGGTCTTTCTGCTTCTCCTAATTGAAAGCAACCCAAGCAATTCCCTGATTGATTATTTTAAGAGTGAGTGAAGAAAGTTTGCCGGGATTTCCCTCAGTAGACCCAGGCTTTAAGACTCTACGGGGTTCATTCCTGCATTAATTGTGATATTTAGTCAAATGTGATAGATGTTCAGAGTGTATAACACTGGGGTAAAAAAGTTTGTGTGAGAATTAGAACTAATTTTGAAGACCTACTTTGCCATTTACTAACCAcataactttgggcaagttatttaacagtTCTAGGGCGTATCTCTGAAATAAAGATAAGAATAATGCCAAGTGCATGagattgttatgagaattaaatgtaatCATGCATGTTCTAATTCGTGTTAAAAGctcaatatatataaatgttattgttAGGAGAGACTTAAAATCCTGTGGCAGGAGCCAGATCCTGAAATGAAAGACGAGTTTCTGAGATTAATACCAGCTGCTTATTGAAAGCAAAGATGATGGTTTGGACTTCAAGTTTATACAAGCTTATAGAAGGGTCCAGTAGCCTTCAAGAAGCACTCAACTGCAGTGAGCAAGGGAGGAAGGGGTAAGGGAGCCAGGGTTCTAGTAGCTTCTAGAAATTGACTGAAATAGAGAAGCAGTAAGGGCCTGAGTACTGATAACATTGATGATTCATTCAGGTGTTAACTCAGAATCGATAAAGTGAGATCCCCAGAACATTTGCTCTGTATCATTCTGCAGTGGATGCTAGAATGAGGTAGAGCAATAGTGCTCTACCTCAGCACTGTTGGCATTTTGGACTGGAAAATTCCTTGTTGTGGTGAGAGCCACCTTTTTGCACTGTAGAATGTTTGCAACATTTGTGATCTCTATCTACAAGATGCCATTACCGTCTTCCAAGTCATGATATCCAAAAATGTCTGTAATAGCAAAAAGGTGGAAGCAAGTAAAAtatccatcagctgatgaatggataagcaaaacatCATCTAGCCATATAGTAACtcttattcagccataaaaaaatgaggtactggctgggtgcggtggctcatgcctgcaatcccagcactttgggaggctgaggtgggcagatcacttgaggtcaggagttcaagaccagcctggccaacatggtgagaccctgtctctactgaaaatacaaaaattagctgggcatggtggtgtggacgcctgtaatcccagctactctggagggggaggcaggagaatcacttgaaccccggggtggaggtagcagtgaaccgagattgtgccactgtactccggtctgggcaacagagccagactctgtctctcaaaaaaaaaaaaaaaaggtactgatacatgccacaacatggatgaaccttgaaaacatgtaAAGTTTAAGAAGCCAGACAACAAAGGCCATATATTGCATTTTTCTACTTACATGAAATATCCAGAGTGGCCAAATGAATGAAGACAGGATACAGAGCAGTGGTTGTCAGGGGGTTAGAGGAGAGGGGACTTGAGAGTGACTGCTTAATCAgtatggggtttccttttgggcTGATGAAAATATTCcggaattagatagtggtaatgATTACACAACGTTGTGAGTGTACTAAATGCcgctgaattgtacacttcaacATGGTTAAAATTGTGTAtgttatgtgtgttttaaaataaaaaagaaaatacctccagacattgccaaatgttctcTACAGGGCAAGATCACCCCCTACTGAAAACCACTGACCTATCTCAAGAAAGGAGAAGGCTTATGAGGAAGCCTATAAAATTGTTGTCTGAAAGCCTGATTGATGCAAGGGATAAATTTGTAGAAAGCAGTTGTACTTGAGTTCTTAAACTGGCTTAAAGAATCCAGGTGAGCCCTTGAGGAGGGCTTAAAACATAACATAAATAATCCCTTAGCtcaaagacagtttaaaaatgTGAGGCTTGGCTGGAAGAGAGGAAGTTGACAAACACTTTCAATATGCCTAATCTCCACCAATATTTGGAAATCAGCTCTAAGATAAGACCATTGCTTGGTGATTCTGTCTGCTGGGAACTAACAAAGCAACTGTTCAATAAACCATGTGATCTGGGCATGAAATACAAAATGCCCAAGTCATGACAGTTTTCAGTGTTCCTACAGTAGACTAGGCAGTGTGAATGAGGAGAAAGAAGCTGTAACACTGACATTACCAGCTCTTCTCAAAAAGGAATCCGAACTGGAGCCAGTGGGGAAGGATCTTCCagagaacaagaaagaagaaCTGTAAAGAAAGAGTTGGAAAATGCTGCCTGTAAGAAGATTTGACACAACCTTGAACAGTGTGACTAAGTCAAAGATGTGGACTCTGCCGTTAAATCCTATCAATCAAGCCGTGATATGCTTTGAAAAAATCAGCTACAATAAACCCTAAGAGCTTTGTGAGAAGGCCATTgaagttggaagaaaaaacagACTGGTCTAAAGATAGAGAGTAAAAGCTTTTGCCCAAGTTGGCATCTCTTACTTCAAAGAGGAGAAATACGAGAATACTATTCATTTCTATAATAAATCTTTGGAAGAGCACTGAACCCCAGATATACACAAGAATCGTCAATAGTTAGGAATTAATCTGGAAAGAGCAAAATCAGTTGGCATATATAAAATCTGACCTGATTTTGGAGGAGAAGAGTAAAGGCATTGAGTGGTTTCAGAAATGGAACTATCTCCAAGCCATGCCAGCTTTATACAGAAGCCATCAAATGGCATCCTCCACAGGATGCCAAATTCTACAGCAGTTATATCCAAAGTGTACAGCCAGAGCTGGAGGAGTAGAAGAAATATCTAGCTAGATCCACCCTTAACACAGATTATACTTAGAAAGCAGCAGCCTTAGAATCTGAAGGATGACACAAAAGCCATGAATGTCTAGCAGAAGGCCCTAGACCTGTAATTCTACCGTAAAGAAGTAGCAGATGGTTATTGGTGCCCAGTTCAATTGATATGACAACGCTAAGGATGTGAAGCAAAAAACCATAGCTATATGACATATCCTAAAACAAATGCAGAAGGGCTCCCAGGGACTCAGTGAATATTTAAAAGGGTCCTGTGGAAGCTTAGAAAATCAAGAACTTCATGAATATGGGTCTGATCACACTTTGGTGATGGTTTCTTGagctctttttccttcctcatcACTTCTGGAaagaggagctgggactgcaaTGAGCAGAATGGAGCAAAAGtctggagagaagaggaaaagctgAATTGTATATATGTTTACACATTCATGCATGGAAAATTCAGAGATGGACACTTGCGTTCTTTGTACAGCTACAGTTTTATGGCCCTCTTAGCACAAGCATGGTCTCGTCACTCCTGACAAATTGGGCTATGTGTCCTTCCCAAAACCCGCAGTCACTGGCTTAACTGTTCTCCCCATGATTCGTGATTTTAAATTTTGGACAATGCACATGTTGGGGAGGGAAGATATTTATCCCAACTGTTCAGTCTACATTGATAATTTGTACCTTTCCCCCTTCTGCATAAAAGTCCCACAGAAAATGGGGGTGAGTATAGAGGAAAAACACGAAGGCTCTGAGTAGATTCCTGAAGAAGAGGTGGGCTTTGAACAGATTGAGAGAATCAGCCATCAAAAAACCTAGAGGACATTTACTTGCCCAGGAATTTATGAACAATCAAATTTAACTTGGGGTGTAAGCATATTAAAGGAGAATTGTATGCAAGCATGCAAAGTGTCTAGTGCTACATGTTATATAACTATGTAGCACTAGACACTGTGACCCAACTTCCAGGAAGCTGCTTGAACTTAGGAAACTATTTCTCAGCCTCCGGGATGAATAAAACTAAGTGCATAACCACTGAAGGATGATtctgaaagacattttaaaattctgcattgaggccaggcacagtggctcacatttgtaatcccagcactttgggaagccgaagtgggtggatctcttgaggtcaagagatcaccaagcctggccaacatggtgaaaccccatctctaccaaaaaatacaaaaattagctggtcatggtgtgtacctgtaatctcagctactcaggaggctaaggcatgaaaatctcttgaacccgggaggcagagattgcataagccaagattgtgccactgtactccatcctgggcaacacaatgagaccctatctggaaaaaaaaaaaaatctcagattgaaacaaaacaaacatccaggccgggcatggtggctcacacctgtaatcccagtactttgggaggccaaggtgggtggattacttgaggttaggagttcaagaccagcctggccaacatggtgaaaccctatctctactaaaaataacaaaaattatctgggcgagatggcatgcacctgtaatcccagctactcgggagggtgaggcatgagaattgcttgaacccaggaggtgtaggttgcagtgagctgaaatagcaccattgcactccagcctgggggaacagagtgacactctgtctcaaaaaaaaaaaaaagaaaagaaaaacatccacctgggattacaggtgtgagccaccgtgcccaaccaaaaacatcaataaatattgattgatatTTTGAAAATCTTAATTTTCAAGTCCTTAATTCACAcactatttgtttttttactataaagtttaattttttaaaaaccataatgtcggccgggcgcagtggctcacgcctgtaatcccagcactttgggaggctgaggcagccaaatcatgagattaggagttcgagaccagcctggccaacatggtgaaacaccgtctccactgaaaatacaaaaatgagcaaggtgtggtggcacacacctgtaatcccagctactcaggatgccgaggcaggagaattgcttgaacccgggaggcagagtttgcagtgagtcaagccgagattgtgccactgcattgcagcctgggcgacagaacaagactctgtctcaaaaaaaaacaaaaaaaaaaaccataatgtTGCCATGGCTATTTTAgtggggggttttttgtttgttttgttttttttagtatttttgttgggctcagtggctcacacctgtaatcccaacactttgggaggccaaggtgggcagaacacttgagctcaggagttcgagaccagcctggggaacatggcaaaacccccatctctacaaaatacaaaaattagccaggtgcggtggtgtgtgcctatagtcccagctacttcagaggctaaaatggaaggatcacttgagcccaggaggctgaggctgcaacgagccatgagcatgccactgcactccagcctggatgacagagcaagatcctatctcaaaaaaaaaaaaaaaggtattttcaaaTAAGCAGAAAAGTTAATGATTATCACTGTTCTAGTTATCCatttctgtgtaacaaatcatcttaaacttagtggcttaaaacaaacaaGCCTATGTTTTGCTCAAGCATTCTGTGGGTTAGGTATTTGCAGTTGCCGTGAAGGGAAAAGCTTGTTTCTGTTCTTCAATGTCTGGGGCCTAAGCTAGGAAGTCTCAAAGGCAAAGGATAACTCAACAGCTGGATCTGCAGTTATCTGAAGGTTTGCTCACTCACATGTCACTTGGTACTAGCTGTTGTCTGGGACCTCCATTAGGGTTGTTGGCAGGTGCACTTACACATGGCCTCACTGTGTGGCTACTTGGCCTTCCTTGTGTCATGGTGCCATTCTTCCAAATATGAGCAACCTggggaaagaaaggcagaagcTGTACTGttatgacctagcctcagaagtcacttTGCATCATTTCTATAGGAGTCACCAGCCCTCTGAATTTCAGGGGAAAGAAACAGATCCTGTCTCTTAATGAAGAAGGTCAAAGATACATTTCATAAGAAGAGCATGTGGGATTAGAGATTGCAGCCATTCTGGAATGCCAAAACCATTAAGCTAGATACATTTTTAGTctagttttcaaatattcaacCAAATCTTAATTTGTTACAACCGTAGAAGCCAGGAAGGTTTATTTATAATACAGATGCTCTCCATTTCCTATATGTGCCTGTAAACACTTTTATAAATTGTtcttataaataagtatataccATAAggttaaacaaataataattgtaccaAGTAAAATTGATACTTAAAAAGAAACTAGAGTAGCGTTCTTAAAGTAAATAGACATTCCTGTTTATCTGCATTATAGTaagtagggtgtgtgtgtgtgtgtgtcttgttttgtttttaaagcaagtCTGTCAGTAATACACTGCCTGGCAGCAATTCTTGGTTGCCTTTTCTTAGTTCGTTGTAAGTTTTTTGAGTAGCCTTGTATCGAGGTTCTTTTGATGCTAAGCAGCTACTAGC encodes:
- the MFF gene encoding mitochondrial fission factor isoform X10, with the translated sequence MSKGTSSDTSLGRVSRAAFPSPTAAEMAEISRIQYEMEYTEGISQRMRVPEKLKVAPPNADLEQGFQEGVPNASVIMQVPERIVVAGNNEDVSFSRPADLDLIQSTPFKPLALKTPPRVLTLSERPLDFLDLERPPTTPQNEEIRAVGRLKRERSMSENAVRQNGQLVRNDSLPVLRGGSAAATSNPHHDNVRYGISNIDTTIEGTSDDLTVVDAASLRRQIIKLNRRLQLLEEENKERAKREMVMYSITVAFWLLNSWLWFRR
- the MFF gene encoding mitochondrial fission factor isoform X11, with product MSKGTSSDTSLGRVSRAAFPSPTAAEMAEISRIQYEMEYTEGISQRMRVPEKLKVAPPNADLEQGFQEGVPNASVIMQVPERIVVAGNNEDVSFSRPADLDLIQSTPFKPLALKTPPRVLTLSERPLDFLDLERPPTTPQNEEIRAVGRLKRERSMSENAVRQNGQLVRNDSLYGISNIDTTIEGTSDDLTVVDAASLRRQIIKLNRRLQLLEEENKERAKREMVMYSITVAFWLLNSWLWFRR
- the MFF gene encoding mitochondrial fission factor isoform X9, with the protein product MSKGTSSDTSLGRVSRAAFPSPTAAEMAEISRIQYEMEYTEGISQRMRVPEKLKVAPPNADLEQGFQEGVPNASVIMQVPERIVVAGNNEDVSFSRPADLDLIQSTPFKPLALKTPPRVLTLSERPLDFLDLERPPTTPQNEEIRAVGRLKRERSMSENAVRQNGQLVRNDSLWHRSDSAPRNKISRFQAPISAPEYTYGISNIDTTIEGTSDDLTVVDAASLRRQIIKLNRRLQLLEEENKERAKREMVMYSITVAFWLLNSWLWFRR
- the MFF gene encoding mitochondrial fission factor isoform e (isoform e is encoded by transcript variant 6); amino-acid sequence: MAEISRIQYEMEYTEGISQRMRVPEKLKVAPPNADLEQGFQEGVPNASVIMQVPERIVVAGNNEDVSFSRPADLDLIQSTPFKPLALKTPPRVLTLSERPLDFLDLERPPTTPQNEEIRAVGRLKRERSMSENAVRQNGQLVRNDSLYGISNIDTTIEGTSDDLTVVDAASLRRQIIKLNRRLQLLEEENKERAKREMVMYSITVAFWLLNSWLWFRR